gagtagttagaaacacacgcactactaggcattgcatcacctcagttgtttacaaaatgggctattatccggcgcattttaaaaatcaacaatacggcatcagcaattaaaatatatctgatatgctactgtcaaaacttaaaaataaaagggtctttaaaattatctttccaaaaagttttattaaatgagtccacaaagaatatgcaagctttaacaagattgtacaatacattgcaaaatcgcagtttaatatcagaaagacactaacaagacggccatactttggcgacagcgacacaataaacaagtctctttggaaaaaaactttttcatgtcaaaacgtgacgtatcacgactttctgtgacctgttgctttgagtacaaccacacagctgcgccaatgcgccagattatttacataccgttaacagtcccgggtgtgactctgttgatctgcatagcactgccgtggctcaaactagtaagtatccatatccaatcacaggacgcgtaaatgtcacgttcaacgtgaggccagctagagggccttactgacacaactcgtgatctgattggctatcgcaactatctataaactgtatttgcccgttcactttatggttcacttacagtgcacagacgcccgcattgaTTCTGaagattctgattctgaagggccgggcagatttcatacagcctggcaacataagatagttgaattctgattggataaaaactctaacctaaaaacaacagcactggaaggagcataatatgacatgaagagaatatgaatacttttacatatttagggaaagaaatttaaaaaaattgaattaacctttatcataattatgatcatgatttctggttatgttaggccagcagagaaggccttgctggccctgacggcccaccactgctGTTGAGCCATACTGATGCTTTTTCTGTCAGATGGAAAAACCTGAATGTGTCTGAAGAAACACAAGAAAGTTTCCTGATGAACAAGTTTGGAGGAGTTAGGTTGTAAGAGTTGACTTTAAACCCTTGTGTTGAGTTGACATTGGCTTTACTTCCTCATTGTTTGGAGTCCTACAGACCCAACTGCTGTATGtgtaaaacaaaagtaataatgcacattttattgtttatcaGATGAAGGTTGCATGTCAGAAATGTTGTGAACAATAAACTTTTTTGCAAGTAAGTGACAGTGTGTGGGAGGCTTCTCCCTTTGTCTCACATAAATAGACAATAAGGAGTTTCGCAacagtttccagaacagaagtgctcgtcatccaatctcAGAAAAATgcatctccaaaatgtcaagcGTTTCACAGCATGGACTTTTCTATAGtcttcctcaaggtcttggtgtattttGGAGGGATTCTTGACTACTTTTTATGAattctcaagtttttttttaaaaaaaaggtcaaattcagCACCagatctgtgtaacaaatggtattaatccaaaaattgctgcaatttAAACACTTATTTATATCATACAGATTGAATTAATCCtcaggttccagctttcagatgatgaacACCACTTCCATGTAACATCTCCTGTTGACCTGCTAAAGAGCCCCACCCCTAATATAATTATATCATCATTATGATCattaattcagaaaacaagTGAATGCATTTCGGTTTAGCTCTCAGTTTACCTTTTGATCACTTCGCAGACAACAGTAAGAGAATTACAACCATCTCCTACCAGATAAAAAGACtttaactttaaccctttcatACTGTACTATAGTAAATCATGTCCTGCTCTCTGCTGGCCTTATCAGTGTATAGCACATGcaacacttaaaaaataatttattttggacTATTGCAATGATAGACAGCTTTAACATAAAGAAACAATTATGAAAGAGAACATAAGATGAAGGGCTTTTGTGTATTAAATAAATGGGATTcataacaaaattattccatctGGTTTAATCTTAAATTTATACTATTTTAAATCATGATGAACATGATTTTAATGTGCATCAcattaaaatcatgttacagCAAAGAAACACGTTGTTAATCCCAGAGAATGAACCTGATTACTTGATTTTGTTTAATCAGTTTGTTTATTGCCTTTAATTAAACAACAATATTGAATACAAGTTTATGTTATGTCAAATTTAAGTAAATCATGAATCACAGAGAACACAACAGTACATGTAATTTATTACAGGTGTCATCACAACCTTATTAATGTCATTATTAAATAATCGTTAATGTTTATATCTAGCAAATCGAACTTTAGAGCAGCAAGCATGTAATAATTTGATACATCGTAAGTGTGAAAACATTGATTATATTTAAACACTTAAAGCTTctgttattattgtgtttttaggtATCCTCGTATGTTTTCTTGTTCTGCAAATTTCAACTCTAAACAAGGTTCTTAACTCTAATCAGTCATCTAATTAATGAATCACTTTATTTGTCCACAAAGGGCGATTAgttaagaaacaaaagacaaaaacacaaagcacatgAACACACCATTTAGACactaaaaaagtacaaaaaagtagaaaagaaaTAAGAATGAGTCAGgataaaactattttaaaaatattcaagAATAAGTTAACTATAAAGAAATATCTCACTAACTATAAATTTAGTTTTCATTTACAGACGTGGAACAGAAAGTGTTCCCTAATCACCAAAACTTCTTCGTATGTCAAGGTTTCCCTGTACAGTCTGATTTCAGATATATTGTTCTCAGTCTGTATTTGGGGGGCTGATATGAATTAGTATTTCTTTGAAGACTTTCTATCCATCACTAGCTCTTACAGTCACTTTTTCTACTTCTGCAAGGCCTTTACACACcaataaacaatgcaaaaatgttGAATACTTGCCAGCaaatattttgcattaaaaccTTTCATACAGGCAGCAATGCAaattttcaaatcaaatttgAATTTCTTAAATATGCATGCAGTGTGTATGTCAAGGATTTTTATTGTGGAGGTAGGAACAGAAGGAGTGGATCTGATATATTTCATCTTTGGTTGAAAGGACCAGAAGTTTTCTGTCTAAATTCAGACTAAGGAGCCCCTTTGTTGTTAATCCTCATAAGTAAACAACACAACGTGATTTCTTGTTGCCTTTATTCATGATgtgaaagttttaaaaaatggtgccaaaaaaaaaaatgacagcgCTCACAGCTGACAAGTAATATTCACATTCTGTGTGAAAGTACTCATGATGAAAACAGctgtttgatcaaatatattaacatGCAAACTTATTGCACAAAAAACAACGTCCCCGGTGTGTAAAGGCCTTAAGGCCCCCAGTTTGGGAGCCACATCTATTCTTCAATCTGTGACAGACAAACTGAGGATGGTAAAAATCTTGAGTCGGTCCCTAACTCACGCATTCGTCCAAAGCCAAACACAGGGTACAGGGGTTCAGTGAATGTGCAGTGgaaggtgtggaggtggatcCGTTTGACCGAAGAGACGATGGATGGGAGACAGTAGAAGGACACAGTACCAGCAGACCAGTCCACGTGCACCGCCACTCTGTTGGAGTCGGAGGGTGGCAGAGTGTCGATGTCTGTCGGTGTGTTATTGTGCCAGGCGGTGAAGCTCTGAGCAGAGCAGAACAGACTCCAGGACTGATCGTTCCATCCGATGCAGCAGTCGTCACTGTCTCCCGTCCGGTTGATTCCTCTGTACGTCACTCCAACGTGAACTCTCCCTTTCCACTCAACCTCCCAGTAAGAGCGCCCAGTCAGACCACCGCGACACAGCAGCTGCTTCCAGCCGTCAAATCTCTCTGGATGATCAGGATACGGCTGCTTCTTTTTCACCACCATCACTCGTCTGTTGTCGTCAGACAGCAAGAGGTTTCTGTCTGCCGTGTTTGGGTCCAGTGAAAGATCCCTGAAGTCTGATGGAGGAAGTAAGACACAGTGTTAATGTTGACTTCTGTGTTTCCTCTTGCAACCACGACTGATAGGAATCAATAGAAAATGATGATGGTTAGACAGATACATCACGATAAGATTGATACGATCAAACCTCAACAGGAACACAGTGCCAGGCTCAATGAAGTGAAACTAACTGCAACTGCAATGCAGTCAGTGGATCATGaccaattttgaaaaaacaatggCTGATGCaatcctgtctgggtctggtatgtattgtgtgtgtgtgtgtgtgtgtgtgtgtgtgtgtgtgtgcgcgtgtgtgttgtctcctctatttgtattttacctatttatttgctgtctttaatatttgtatttctttttattattttagggactaaggatgcaaactagcagctttgCTATAATCCAGCATGTTTACAGAGATGttttcgatgttcattaatgtgcactgtccctatccaaaaataaagcattattattattattattattattattattgttattattattattattattattattattattattattattattattattattattaataataataataataataataataataataatcagtagACTGCACTACATGGGAGAAACATGAAGTCTATATCATGATAGTCTTTGCTGGTTTCATGACAACCttaaagggaaaataaaaattttgTCACTACGCCCAGCCAAGAAATAGTTCAACACATAACTCCAGATTAAACTGCAACTTGACATTTTTAGACTTCAGTTTTTGTATCGATTAAACAGACAATATATAATTTGTTCATCAGTGTGCATTGGATGTTCTGGTAGGTGTATTATATtatctttggacagagccagggtACTGTTTCTAACCTTTGTGTCATGTCTCCTGGCTTTGGCTTCATATTTAGTTGACTGACACAAGAGGTCGCCCTTTGGTCAACATAAATGTTTGCTCTATAAGAGTTctaaaatctggtatggaggtTAAGTGTTTAAAGGCTGTGATTATGTGAAAGCATCAACATATGGATGCATGCACGTACATGGTTGCAGCTTCAAATTTGCACTTGTTGACATGAGGATTTAGTCAAAAATCAGATCAGTGACAATAGAAAAGTAGAACTTACATCTAAGAGGTGATGGGTTCAGTCTAAACTTCCCACAGTGATCAACCCTGTGGAAGAGGAAGACAGAATGAACAGGAACtgatacatgcacacatatacaaCATGTATCTTTACTATAATCTACTCTACTTGAGAGTTTGCAGTTTCCAGCGTGGGTCCTGCAGTCCAGCAGACAACTGCTGCACTCCTGAGTCTCCTGGATGGTTGaagctcaggtccagctctctcagatgggaagGGTTGGAGCTGAGAGCTAAAGCCAGCAGAGTACAGCCTTTCTCAGTGACCCGACAGCCTGACAGCCTGTAAACACACAAAGCCTCAGGTTAGATTTCTGCATGTTCTAGTTGATACCACAAGCTATATCAACTGTTAAAGTTGTTGAGGGGTTCACAGTCAGGCTTGGCTTCCTTTTTAACATGACAGTCAGGTTACCGACATCAATCTGCTCCCCCTTAACCCTCATTTCAGCATAACAGTCTACTCTTTGGACTATAAtgtcttaatgtctttttatatgATGGATTGGAACTGTGCCCAAATATGGTTGCCCCTTCCCCTCCAATCCCCTGCTGCACAGCTTTCGCATTAATGTTGTTCTGTACACTTACCATAGCGTTATCAATCACAAGATCCCAGGTCCATACAATGAAGTCGACCTTTCAGTCGACCTCAGCAAATTAACTTGGTGAAATTTTGCTTAGCTGAATGCTCAATTAAATGGTTAGAAATCCTTGGTGTTTCTTCTGGTTTTATCATCAAAAGCCAAGGAAACCAAGAGATATCATGCTGATATCATTTTCAAAAGAGGCAGGATAATTTTGCTGATGAATAATGTGAATGCCAATGGTAGCAATCAATTTGAATGTTAATTTTTTCAACAAATACTGACCTGAGAACCTCCAGTCTACAGTGGGGACTCTTCAATCCAACTGAGAGCAGCATTACTCCTGTATCCTGCAGGTCATTGtgactcaggtccagctctgtCAGACTGGACTTCTTGGAGCTGAAGACTGAGgccagagcttcacagcttcttgACGAGAGGTTACAGCCACTCAACctaaagaagaaaaagtacTTGAAGATTTCCTTTTGCCACAAAAATATCAAGAAACTCATTTTATGCTTCCATGTATCTGTGCACCTACTGGGCCTTTTTGGATGCTTTGACCACTGGCAGCAGCTTCAGGAGCCCCTCCTCTGAACCTGAGAATTTCCTCAGGTCAAGCACATCTAGATCCTTTTGtgatgacagtaagatgaagaTGAGTGCTGACcactgagagggagagagtttgTTTCCAGAGACGCTTCCTGATCTCAGGTACTGTTGGATCTCCTCAAATAGAGAATGGTCATTCAGCTCGTTCAGACAGTGGAACAGATTGATGCTTCTCTCTGGAGAGGGGTTGGCCCTgatcttcttcttgatgtaCTGCACCAAAACCTCTTTGACGTCTTGTTTACTTCCTGTCGTTTTCAGGAGGCCCCGTAGGAGAGTCTGATTGGTCTCCAGTGAAAGGCCCAGGAGGAAGCGGACAAACAAGTCCAGATGTCCATTTGGACTCTCTAAAGCCTTGTCAATTGCACTCTGGTGGAGGTTTTTTAGGTGTAATTCACGTTGTAATGGTGTCGGCTTGACTGAGTTGAGCCTCCGTCGTCTTTTCAGCAGATCAATGCCGGTGTCGATGAACACCAGGAAGACATAGAgcgcagccagaaactcctgaacgcTCAGATGGACGAAGCAGAACACCTTCTCCTGGTTCAGACGCTCATCTTTGAAGACCTCTGTGAATACTCCTGAGTAGATGGAGGCAGCATTTATGTCAATGCCACACTCTACCAGGTCTGATTCATAGAAGATCAGATTTCCTTTCTCAAGCTGctcaaaagccagttttcccagagaGAGAATGATCTTCTTGGTGTCTTCGTTCCAGACTGGATCTGTCGCGTTATTGCTGTGATACTTTACGTTCCCCTGTTTGGTCTGCACcaccaggaagtggatgtacatctcagtcaAGGTCTTGGGCAGCTGTGCTCTCTCTCTGATCAACACATGGTCCAGAACTGTAGCggagatccagcagaagaccgggatgtggcacatgatgtggaggcttcgtGATGCCTCAATGTGTGAGAGGATTCTTCCGGCCTGCTCCTCGtctctgaatctcttcctgaagtactcctccttctgggggtcagtgaaccctctgacctctgtcaccaTGTCGACACATTCaggagggatctgattggctgctgcaggttgTGTGGTGATCCAGAGGCGTGCAAAGGGAAGCAGTGTACCtctgatgaggtttgtcagcaatACTTCGATTGACGTtgactctgtgacatcagtcaagatgttgttgttttggaaGTCCAGATGAAGTCGACTCTCATCCAGACCGTCAAAGATGAACACCACCTGGAACttttcaaacctgcagattcctgcTTCTTTGGTTTCAGCAAAGAGGTGATGAAGAAGTTCCACCAAGCTGTAGTTCTTTACTTCCAGCAAATTGAGCTCTCTGAAAGTGATTGGGAAGATAAACTGTATATTGTGGTTGGCtttgtcttcagcccagtccagGATGAACTTCTGCgttaagactgttttcccaatgccGGCCACTCCCTTTGTCACTAGAGTTCTCACTGGTTCATCTCTCCCGGGTAAAGGTTTGAAGATATCCTCACATCTGATTGTTGTTTCTGAACTTGCTCGTTGTCGGGATGCTGCttcaatctgtctgacctcatgcTGAACATTGACCTCtccactccctccctctgtgatgtGAAGTTCTGTGAAGATCTGATTGAGAAGTGTTGGGTTTCCTTCTTTGGCAATCCCttcaaacaaacactgaaactttttcttcagtttagaCTTTA
The Centropristis striata isolate RG_2023a ecotype Rhode Island chromosome 2, C.striata_1.0, whole genome shotgun sequence DNA segment above includes these coding regions:
- the LOC131990198 gene encoding NLR family CARD domain-containing protein 3-like encodes the protein MGGEEEEPRKSNRDAFLKLTLNFLRNMKQEQLADSLQNKTCAVICQRKLKSKLKKKFQCLFEGIAKEGNPTLLNQIFTELHITEGGSGEVNVQHEVRQIEAASRQRASSETTIRCEDIFKPLPGRDEPVRTLVTKGVAGIGKTVLTQKFILDWAEDKANHNIQFIFPITFRELNLLEVKNYSLVELLHHLFAETKEAGICRFEKFQVVFIFDGLDESRLHLDFQNNNILTDVTESTSIEVLLTNLIRGTLLPFARLWITTQPAAANQIPPECVDMVTEVRGFTDPQKEEYFRKRFRDEEQAGRILSHIEASRSLHIMCHIPVFCWISATVLDHVLIRERAQLPKTLTEMYIHFLVVQTKQGNVKYHSNNATDPVWNEDTKKIILSLGKLAFEQLEKGNLIFYESDLVECGIDINAASIYSGVFTEVFKDERLNQEKVFCFVHLSVQEFLAALYVFLVFIDTGIDLLKRRRRLNSVKPTPLQRELHLKNLHQSAIDKALESPNGHLDLFVRFLLGLSLETNQTLLRGLLKTTGSKQDVKEVLVQYIKKKIRANPSPERSINLFHCLNELNDHSLFEEIQQYLRSGSVSGNKLSPSQWSALIFILLSSQKDLDVLDLRKFSGSEEGLLKLLPVVKASKKAQLSGCNLSSRSCEALASVFSSKKSSLTELDLSHNDLQDTGVMLLSVGLKSPHCRLEALCVYRLSGCRVTEKGCTLLALALSSNPSHLRELDLSFNHPGDSGVQQLSAGLQDPRWKLQTLKVDHCGKFRLNPSPLRYFRDLSLDPNTADRNLLLSDDNRRVMVVKKKQPYPDHPERFDGWKQLLCRGGLTGRSYWEVEWKGRVHVGVTYRGINRTGDSDDCCIGWNDQSWSLFCSAQSFTAWHNNTPTDIDTLPPSDSNRVAVHVDWSAGTVSFYCLPSIVSSVKRIHLHTFHCTFTEPLYPVFGFGRMRELGTDSRFLPSSVCLSQIEE